From Mustela nigripes isolate SB6536 chromosome 13, MUSNIG.SB6536, whole genome shotgun sequence, one genomic window encodes:
- the PCLAF gene encoding PCNA-associated factor isoform X3 produces the protein MVRTKADSAPGTYRKVVASRAPRKVLGSSTSATNSTSPSSRKVENKYAGGNPVCVRPTPKWQKGIGEFFSLSPKDSEKENRIPEEAGSSGLGKAKRKKIQ, from the exons ATGGTGCGGACGAAAGCGGACAGTGCCCCAGGCACCTACAGAAAAG TGGTCGCCTCGCGAGCCCCCAGGAAAGTGCTTGGTTCCTCCACTTCTGCCACTAATTCCACATCGCCTTCGTCAAGGAAAG ttgaaAATAAGTATGCAGGAGGGAATCCAGTTTGTGTGCGCCCAACTCCCAAGTGGCAAAAAGGAATTGGAGAATTCTTCAGCCTGTCTCCTAAAGATTCTGAAAAAGAGAATCGGATTCCTGAAGAGGCAGGAAGCAGTGGCttaggaaaagcaaaaagaaa GAAAATACAATGA
- the PCLAF gene encoding PCNA-associated factor isoform X1, with protein sequence MVRTKADSAPGTYRKVVASRAPRKVLGSSTSATNSTSPSSRKVENKYAGGNPVCVRPTPKWQKGIGEFFSLSPKDSEKENRIPEEAGSSGLGKAKRKQKSQRGRERGKEAGSLLSREPDAGLYPWTPGS encoded by the exons ATGGTGCGGACGAAAGCGGACAGTGCCCCAGGCACCTACAGAAAAG TGGTCGCCTCGCGAGCCCCCAGGAAAGTGCTTGGTTCCTCCACTTCTGCCACTAATTCCACATCGCCTTCGTCAAGGAAAG ttgaaAATAAGTATGCAGGAGGGAATCCAGTTTGTGTGCGCCCAACTCCCAAGTGGCAAAAAGGAATTGGAGAATTCTTCAGCCTGTCTCCTAAAGATTCTGAAAAAGAGAATCGGATTCCTGAAGAGGCAGGAAGCAGTGGCttaggaaaagcaaaaagaaa acagaaatcacagagaggcagagagagaggaaaggaagcaggctccctgctgagcagagagcccgacgcggggctctatccctggaccccgggatcatga
- the PCLAF gene encoding PCNA-associated factor isoform X2 — protein MVRTKADSAPGTYRKVVASRAPRKVLGSSTSATNSTSPSSRKVENKYAGGNPVCVRPTPKWQKGIGEFFSLSPKDSEKENRIPEEAGSSGLGKAKRKACPLPPDHSDDEKE, from the exons ATGGTGCGGACGAAAGCGGACAGTGCCCCAGGCACCTACAGAAAAG TGGTCGCCTCGCGAGCCCCCAGGAAAGTGCTTGGTTCCTCCACTTCTGCCACTAATTCCACATCGCCTTCGTCAAGGAAAG ttgaaAATAAGTATGCAGGAGGGAATCCAGTTTGTGTGCGCCCAACTCCCAAGTGGCAAAAAGGAATTGGAGAATTCTTCAGCCTGTCTCCTAAAGATTCTGAAAAAGAGAATCGGATTCCTGAAGAGGCAGGAAGCAGTGGCttaggaaaagcaaaaagaaa AGCATGTCCTTTGCCACCTGATCACTCAGATGACGAAAAAGAATAG